From one Carassius auratus strain Wakin unplaced genomic scaffold, ASM336829v1 scaf_tig00025913, whole genome shotgun sequence genomic stretch:
- the LOC113078501 gene encoding alpha-2-macroglobulin-like: MTGYIVASLLELGVLATNQVITNARSCLRLVVRNLGNTYTTALLAYTFSLAGETSTRAQLLTALNNVAISEGNKLHWSQTSSGDTLAVEISSYVLLAVLSVQPLTTTDLSYANRIVNWLVAQQNPYGGFSSTQDTVVALHALSLFAAKVFSLEGSSTVTLQSSMAGEVYNLSCVSGEAA, translated from the exons ATGACGGGCTACATCGTTGCATCACTGCTTGAGCTAGGTGTCCTTGCCACG AATCAGGTCATCACCAATGCTCGGTCTTGCTTGAGGCTTGTCGTTAGGAACCTGGGAAACACTTACACGACTGCTCTGCTTGCCTACACCTTCAGTCTGGCTGGAGAGACCAGCACTCGAGCACAGCTTTTAACTGCCTTGAACAACGTTGCTATTTCTGAAG GCAACAAGCTCCATTGGTCTCAGACGTCATCTGGTGACACTCTGGCGGTGGAGATCAGCTCGTATGTGCTGCTAGCGGTTCTCTCTGTACAGCCTCTCACGACCACTGATCTGAGCTATGCTAACCGCATTGTCAACTGGCTTGTGGCCCAGCAGAATCCTTATGGAGGCTTTTCCTCCACCCAG gacACTGTGGTGGCTCTTCATGCTCTGTCTCTGTTCGCCGCTAAAGTGTTCAGCCTGGAGGGCTCCAGCACTGTTACTTTACAGTCCTCTATGGCAGGAGAGGTGTATAACTTGAGTTGTGTATCAGGAGAAGCGGCT
- the LOC113078503 gene encoding alpha-2-macroglobulin-like: MQKRARVDLVSGSVLSEDVSLKLPTNVIPGSAKCSVSVLGDIMGRALNNLDGLLQMPSGCGEQNMITLAPNIYILQYLEGTAQLTPTIRQTATGYLQSGYQGQLNYRHSDGSYSTFGYDASNTCQVDIFKCAVTDLKSEAGLNHHDVSF, encoded by the exons atgcaaaagaggGCACGAGTTGACCTTGTCAGTG GGAGCGTCCTTTCAGAAGATGTGTCTCTGAAGCTTCCAACAAATGTGATCCCGGGATCTGCCAAATGCTCTGTTTCAGTCCTTG GGGACATAATGGGTCGtgcactaaataatcttgatgGCTTGCTACAGATGCCATCTGGCTGTGGAGAACAAAATATGATAACTCTTGCTCCCAATATCTACATCCTGCAGTACCTGGAAGGCACTGCGCAGCTCACCCCAACCATCCGACAGACTGCCACTGGTTACCTTCAGAGCG GATACCAAGGACAGCTAAACTACAGGCACAGTGATGGTTCATACAGCACATTTGGCTACGATGCTTCCAATACATG CCAGGTTGACATCTTTAAATGTGCTGTAACTGATCTGAAGTCTGAGGCTGGCCTTAATCATCATGATGTTTCGTTTTAG